In Telopea speciosissima isolate NSW1024214 ecotype Mountain lineage chromosome 10, Tspe_v1, whole genome shotgun sequence, the DNA window gactatATAGAcgttggaagatatgctccgaaCCAGTGCCATTGACATGCAaggcagctgggatgagcatATATCACTCATTGAGTTTGCCTATAACAATAGCTACCAAGCCGCTATTggtatggcaccattcgaagctcagtatgggaagaagtgccaAACACCTCTATATAGGGATGAGGTGGGTGAACGTCATATCCTTGGCCCTAAGTTGATCCAGGCAATAAGTGAGAAGGTGGATTTAATTCGTGAGCgaatcaaggcagcccaatcTAGGCAAAAGGGTTGTGCAGATCAACGGTGGAAGGATCCAAAGTTTACTATCGGCGTTAAGGTAATTCTTAAGGTGTCACctaccaaaggggtgatgcagttcagcaagaagggcaagttgagtcCGAGATTTATTGGACCTTATGAGATCCTTACGAAGATCGGGTCTCTGACTTATCGGTTGGCACTCCCTCCATCCTTGGATGGTGTGCATGACGTTttccacgtgtccatgttgaggaagtatgttCACGACCCGAGCCATGTTCTATCACAGGAACCACTGGAACTCGCAGCTGATATGTCCTATAAGGAGCAACCCAAGAAGATCCTGGACAGTAAGATAGTCCA includes these proteins:
- the LOC122643455 gene encoding uncharacterized protein LOC122643455 encodes the protein MLRTSAIDMQGSWDEHISLIEFAYNNSYQAAIGMAPFEAQYGKKCQTPLYRDEVGERHILGPKLIQAISEKVDLIRERIKAAQSRQKGCADQRWKDPKFTIGVKVILKVSPTKGVMQFSKKGKLSPRFIGPYEILTKIGSLTYRLALPPSLDGVHDVFHVSMLRKYVHDPSHVLSQEPLELAADMSYKEQPKKILDSKIVHLQNRPIHYVKVKWCNNLEEEASWEAEVEMWEKYPSLGYLQNGAAMYAYELFSMVVKPSHKIIDHFMGLAIEERFLNRQWGKFIDGHFVDYPPSTSPKRKKYWSVHPVSPHLDTSLSDELSIALGKLFGIIGGTP